A single window of Flavobacterium sp. 140616W15 DNA harbors:
- a CDS encoding DUF3108 domain-containing protein, translating to MKKLILSIFVILTLSFDSQKEDAFDVGEWFKFRIHYGIINAGYATLEVKEATVNNKKVFHAIGKGYTTGMSRFFFKVDDLYESYFDKETGAPYQFVRKIDEGGYTKNQEGFFAQDGRVLVKDYKHKTEKTVAVGKNVQDIISAFYYLRNHPNIDKLKSGDSITIDMFFDNETTKFKLKFVGREDITTKFGTVPTMIFKPLVQSGRVFKEKESVTLWISDDNNKLPVRVKAELAVGSIKADLDAFKGLKNPLKVKK from the coding sequence ATGAAAAAACTAATCCTCTCCATATTCGTCATTCTTACACTCAGCTTCGATTCCCAAAAAGAAGACGCATTCGACGTAGGCGAATGGTTCAAGTTTAGAATACATTACGGTATTATAAATGCTGGATATGCCACACTTGAAGTTAAAGAAGCTACAGTAAATAATAAAAAAGTATTCCATGCAATTGGCAAAGGATACACAACTGGTATGTCACGATTTTTCTTTAAAGTAGATGATTTATACGAAAGCTATTTTGATAAAGAAACCGGAGCCCCTTATCAATTTGTACGAAAAATAGACGAAGGCGGATACACCAAGAATCAAGAAGGTTTTTTTGCTCAAGATGGTCGAGTTCTAGTAAAAGATTACAAACACAAAACCGAAAAAACAGTCGCTGTTGGTAAAAATGTACAAGATATTATCTCTGCATTTTATTATCTAAGAAATCACCCTAATATAGACAAACTAAAATCGGGTGATTCAATAACGATTGATATGTTTTTTGACAACGAAACAACAAAATTTAAGTTAAAATTCGTAGGTCGTGAGGATATTACAACTAAATTTGGAACCGTTCCAACTATGATTTTCAAACCATTAGTACAATCGGGACGCGTTTTCAAAGAAAAAGAAAGTGTAACGCTATGGATATCAGACGACAACAATAAATTACCTGTTCGAGTAAAAGCAGAACTTGCTGTTGGCTCAATAAAAGCAGATTTAGATGCATTCAAAGGATTAAAGAATCCACTTAAAGTAAAAAAATAA